One genomic region from Methanocaldococcus fervens AG86 encodes:
- a CDS encoding tRNA(Ile)(2)-agmatinylcytidine synthase, which produces MFIGIDDTDSPNKYCTTYIATLLVEELKGNGYSVDMPKLIRMNPMVKYKTRGNGGVAIHVLDELYSKDREEIKNITISLVEKYTDFECENTNPGIVFLDEDKYKENRENLSYYYKKVLYDIVDVNYAEKFILKVGGEFIKYKLGRGIIGALGAISSTPPYTYELLAYRKREMWGKKREVNENSVIKMDKETFPHTFDNYDYENNKILITPNTPCPVLFGIRGIDAEVLLKAMNMIEGEKPERFMIFKTNHGTDVHLRRLDIKDIYPNTGVIVYGKVVEEPKNIEGGHVIFKISDGTGEIDCVAYEPTKGFRDIVRKLIVGDYVAVYGTIREEPFGINIEKIKILKLEKKFVKDKRCPYCGGTLKSKGKKAGYKCKKCKKSIAYDEIKKIEVERDLKVGFYEVPGSARRHLSKPIQLIDLIG; this is translated from the coding sequence ATGTTTATTGGGATTGACGACACCGATAGCCCAAATAAATACTGCACCACCTATATAGCAACTTTATTGGTGGAGGAGTTAAAAGGCAATGGATACAGTGTAGATATGCCAAAACTCATTAGAATGAATCCAATGGTTAAGTATAAAACAAGAGGTAATGGAGGAGTGGCAATACATGTTTTAGATGAGCTTTATTCAAAAGATAGGGAGGAGATTAAAAATATAACAATTAGTTTGGTTGAAAAATATACGGATTTTGAATGCGAAAACACGAATCCTGGAATTGTATTTTTAGATGAAGATAAATATAAAGAAAATAGGGAAAATCTCAGCTATTATTATAAAAAAGTCCTTTATGATATCGTTGACGTTAATTACGCTGAAAAATTTATATTAAAGGTTGGAGGGGAGTTTATAAAGTATAAATTAGGTAGGGGAATAATTGGAGCTTTAGGGGCGATATCATCAACTCCACCATACACCTACGAGCTTTTAGCTTATAGAAAGAGGGAAATGTGGGGTAAAAAAAGGGAAGTTAATGAGAATAGCGTTATAAAAATGGATAAGGAAACATTCCCACATACCTTTGACAACTACGATTATGAAAATAACAAAATTTTAATAACTCCAAATACACCATGCCCTGTTTTGTTTGGGATTAGGGGAATTGATGCTGAGGTTTTACTAAAAGCCATGAACATGATTGAAGGAGAAAAACCAGAAAGATTTATGATTTTTAAAACAAATCATGGGACAGATGTGCATTTAAGAAGATTAGATATTAAAGATATTTATCCAAATACTGGAGTTATTGTTTATGGTAAAGTTGTTGAGGAGCCAAAAAATATAGAAGGGGGGCATGTTATATTTAAAATATCGGACGGCACTGGAGAAATTGACTGTGTAGCTTATGAACCAACAAAAGGATTTAGGGATATTGTAAGAAAGCTGATAGTTGGGGATTATGTAGCTGTTTACGGCACTATTAGGGAAGAGCCATTTGGAATAAATATAGAAAAAATAAAAATCTTAAAATTGGAGAAAAAATTTGTTAAGGATAAGAGATGTCCATACTGTGGAGGAACTTTAAAATCAAAGGGTAAAAAGGCAGGTTATAAATGTAAAAAATGTAAAAAATCTATAGCCTATGATGAGATTAAAAAGATAGAGGTTGAAAGGGATTTGAAAGTTGGATTTTATGAAGTGCCGGGTTCTGCAAGAAGGCATTTAAGTAAGCCAATACAGTTGATAGATTTAATAGGGTAA
- a CDS encoding YcaO-related McrA-glycine thioamidation protein, which yields MDIRYKLASYRICSPEETFEKIQDALKKIQTIEIGNIQHLDKLGIPVYYLKRRVVVNGKEGEVVHYGKGATDIQAKVSACMEAIERFSASYDEDKVKEKADNPINIEDLILPQYADKNVKEWVEGVDIINDEIVDVPADAVFYPTEGKLFRGHTNGLASGNTLDEAILHATLEIIERDAWSLADLSRRIPTKINPEDAKNPLIHELIEKFEKAGVEVILKDLTSEFEIPVVAAISDDSSKDPLMLCVGVGCHLHPEIAILRALTEVAQSRASQLHGFRRDAKLRKEFTSKIPYERLKRIHKKWFEYEEEINVAEMPNNARYDLKKDLEFIKDKISEYGFDKLIYVNLNRVGVDAVRVIIPKMEVYTMDRDRLSKNALERVKRKL from the coding sequence ATGGATATAAGGTATAAGTTGGCAAGTTATAGAATTTGTTCCCCAGAAGAGACATTTGAAAAAATTCAAGATGCTTTAAAAAAGATACAAACGATAGAGATTGGAAATATACAACATTTAGATAAGTTAGGAATTCCAGTTTATTATTTAAAGAGGAGGGTTGTTGTGAATGGAAAAGAAGGGGAAGTTGTGCACTATGGAAAGGGGGCTACTGATATTCAAGCAAAGGTCTCTGCATGCATGGAGGCAATAGAGAGATTTTCAGCAAGTTATGATGAAGATAAAGTTAAAGAAAAGGCGGATAATCCAATAAATATTGAGGATTTAATATTACCACAATATGCGGATAAAAATGTTAAAGAATGGGTTGAAGGGGTTGATATTATTAATGATGAGATTGTTGATGTTCCAGCAGATGCTGTTTTTTATCCCACAGAAGGAAAATTGTTTAGGGGGCATACAAACGGTTTGGCTAGTGGAAACACTTTGGATGAGGCAATTTTACATGCTACTTTAGAAATTATAGAGAGGGATGCTTGGAGCTTGGCTGATTTATCAAGAAGAATTCCAACAAAAATAAATCCTGAGGATGCAAAAAACCCTCTAATTCATGAATTAATTGAAAAGTTTGAAAAAGCTGGAGTAGAAGTGATTTTAAAGGATTTAACATCAGAGTTTGAAATTCCAGTGGTTGCCGCTATAAGTGATGATTCAAGCAAAGACCCTCTAATGCTCTGTGTTGGTGTAGGTTGCCATTTACATCCAGAGATAGCTATTTTAAGAGCTTTAACTGAAGTTGCTCAAAGTAGGGCTTCTCAACTACATGGATTTAGGAGAGATGCTAAATTGAGGAAAGAATTTACGTCAAAAATTCCTTATGAGAGGTTAAAAAGAATCCACAAGAAGTGGTTTGAATATGAAGAGGAGATAAATGTTGCAGAAATGCCAAACAATGCGAGATACGATTTAAAGAAAGATTTGGAGTTTATAAAAGATAAAATCTCTGAATACGGATTTGATAAATTGATATACGTTAATTTAAATAGGGTTGGAGTTGATGCTGTAAGAGTTATAATTCCTAAAATGGAAGTTTATACAATGGATAGGGATAGGTTATCAAAAAATGCCTTAGAGAGAGTTAAAAGGAAACTTTAA
- the nifB gene encoding FeMo cofactor biosynthesis protein NifB, with the protein MDKKKMSKFAHITKIHPCFNEKIHDKVGRVHLPVAPKCNIACKFCRRSLGKDACEHRPGVALSVLKPEDVESYVKKLLEEIPNIKVVGIAGPGDSLFNKETFETLEILDEKFPDLIKCISTNGLLLNKYYKKLADLNVKTVTVTVNAIDPEILKDIVEWVYYDKKIHHGIEGAKILIENQIDGIKKAFDEGLIIKINTVLIPDINMNHVVDIARELKDFAYIQNIIPLIPLYKMSHLRPPTCEEIKRVREDCEKYLPQFRACGQCRADSAGLIKERKILEDFFKEKNKEMNKELDAFTLKHFSH; encoded by the coding sequence ATGGATAAAAAGAAGATGTCGAAGTTTGCCCATATAACAAAAATACATCCCTGCTTTAACGAAAAAATCCATGATAAAGTTGGGAGAGTTCATCTTCCAGTAGCTCCAAAGTGTAACATTGCATGTAAGTTTTGCAGAAGAAGTTTGGGGAAAGACGCGTGTGAGCACAGGCCAGGAGTGGCTTTATCAGTATTAAAGCCAGAGGACGTTGAAAGCTATGTAAAAAAATTGTTGGAAGAGATTCCAAACATCAAAGTTGTTGGTATTGCTGGGCCGGGAGATAGTTTATTCAATAAGGAGACGTTTGAAACTTTAGAGATTCTTGATGAAAAATTCCCAGATTTAATAAAATGTATTTCAACAAACGGGCTTTTGTTAAATAAATACTATAAAAAATTGGCTGATTTAAATGTAAAGACAGTTACTGTTACTGTGAATGCCATAGATCCAGAGATTTTAAAGGATATAGTTGAATGGGTGTATTATGATAAAAAAATACATCATGGCATTGAAGGAGCCAAAATATTGATAGAGAATCAAATAGATGGGATAAAAAAGGCTTTTGATGAAGGTTTAATAATAAAAATAAACACTGTCTTAATCCCAGATATAAATATGAATCACGTTGTTGATATAGCTAGAGAGTTGAAAGACTTCGCCTACATACAAAACATCATTCCTTTAATCCCATTATACAAAATGAGCCATTTGAGGCCTCCAACATGTGAAGAGATAAAAAGAGTTAGAGAAGATTGTGAAAAATACCTCCCACAATTTAGAGCTTGTGGGCAGTGTAGGGCTGATTCAGCAGGTTTAATAAAAGAGAGAAAGATATTGGAAGATTTCTTTAAAGAAAAAAATAAAGAAATGAACAAAGAGTTAGATGCATTTACTTTAAAACATTTTTCACATTAA
- a CDS encoding HoxN/HupN/NixA family nickel/cobalt transporter produces the protein MNLLYTVTAFILGMLHALEPGHGKSVIAAYILGTKSDLKDAILLGTTITISHTAVIFLLGILSLYLVEKLNIDLVHDMMSVVGGLILIAVGVWIVRHYFHPHEHNVDTKKGVIALGLSAGLVPCPAALAVLLLSISSGNLIDGLIYVAIFSVGLAISLTGLAVAFVESKELIKKYIGSRKITKLPLITGGIIISIGIYTAIHPIIECIV, from the coding sequence ATGAATCTACTATATACAGTTACCGCATTCATACTCGGAATGCTTCATGCATTAGAACCAGGACATGGAAAGAGCGTTATAGCAGCATATATTTTAGGAACAAAATCGGATTTAAAAGATGCCATATTGTTAGGGACTACAATAACTATCTCACACACAGCAGTGATATTTTTATTGGGAATTTTGTCATTATATTTGGTTGAAAAATTGAATATTGATTTAGTTCATGATATGATGAGCGTTGTAGGGGGATTAATTTTAATTGCCGTTGGGGTTTGGATAGTTAGGCATTACTTTCACCCCCATGAGCACAATGTAGATACAAAAAAAGGAGTTATTGCCTTAGGATTATCTGCTGGTTTAGTCCCTTGCCCTGCGGCATTGGCAGTTTTGCTGTTATCAATCTCATCAGGAAATTTAATTGATGGTTTGATTTATGTAGCAATATTTAGTGTTGGGTTGGCCATATCATTAACTGGTTTAGCTGTTGCATTTGTTGAGAGTAAAGAACTAATAAAAAAATACATTGGTAGTAGAAAAATAACAAAACTCCCTTTAATAACTGGGGGAATTATAATATCTATCGGAATATATACAGCAATTCATCCAATAATTGAATGTATTGTCTAA
- a CDS encoding energy-coupling factor ABC transporter permease has translation MHIMEGFLPLQWCIIWYVISGIVVIYGIMQLKKIISENPEAKPLIAVAGAFMFVLSSLKMPSVTGSCSHPCGNGLGAALFGPAVTAVLATIVLLFQALLLAHGGITTLGANVFSMGIVGPFVGWIIYKALKGKINSTYAIGLAAIFADWATYVTTSIQLTLAFPGADPIKTFTAFATVFAITQIPLAIAEGLLTMILWDYIKKLRPDILLKLGVIDESEVPHLNVTPSAGGE, from the coding sequence TTGCACATAATGGAAGGGTTTCTTCCACTCCAATGGTGTATAATTTGGTACGTTATCTCAGGTATTGTTGTTATTTATGGGATAATGCAACTAAAGAAAATAATCTCTGAAAATCCAGAAGCAAAACCATTAATAGCAGTTGCTGGAGCATTCATGTTTGTTTTAAGCTCTTTAAAAATGCCATCTGTTACAGGAAGTTGTTCTCACCCATGCGGTAACGGTTTGGGGGCAGCATTGTTTGGTCCTGCAGTTACGGCAGTGTTGGCAACTATTGTTCTATTGTTCCAGGCATTATTGTTGGCCCATGGTGGAATAACTACCTTAGGGGCTAATGTTTTTTCAATGGGTATTGTTGGGCCATTTGTTGGTTGGATTATTTATAAAGCGTTAAAAGGAAAAATAAACTCAACTTATGCAATTGGTTTGGCAGCGATATTTGCTGACTGGGCAACTTATGTTACAACATCAATTCAATTAACTTTGGCGTTCCCAGGAGCTGATCCAATTAAGACATTTACAGCCTTTGCTACGGTGTTTGCAATAACACAAATTCCACTGGCAATTGCAGAAGGTCTTTTAACAATGATATTGTGGGATTACATAAAGAAATTGAGACCAGACATTTTGTTGAAGTTGGGAGTTATTGATGAAAGTGAAGTCCCTCACTTAAATGTAACTCCATCTGCAGGGGGTGAATAA
- a CDS encoding energy-coupling factor ABC transporter substrate-binding protein yields the protein METKHILMLLGVVILCIIPLVMYAGKGEEEGYFGGADDAAGDVIQEVNPDYQPWFEPIWEPPSGEIESLLFALQAAIGAIIIGYFIGYYKAKSQYA from the coding sequence TTGGAAACAAAACACATTTTAATGCTCTTAGGGGTCGTAATTTTGTGTATCATTCCATTGGTAATGTATGCAGGCAAAGGTGAAGAAGAAGGATACTTTGGAGGAGCAGATGATGCAGCAGGGGATGTAATTCAAGAGGTAAATCCTGATTATCAGCCATGGTTTGAACCAATCTGGGAGCCACCAAGTGGGGAAATTGAGAGTCTATTATTTGCTTTGCAGGCAGCAATTGGGGCTATAATTATTGGCTACTTCATAGGCTACTACAAGGCAAAATCTCAATATGCTTAA
- the cbiQ gene encoding cobalt ECF transporter T component CbiQ, giving the protein MLLQNTIDNIAFNNNLRNINPKLKVIFAILSLFVCVASKSIVVPLIIAAVMIYLTLFKAKVPKKVYLTLFLPVVGFGLFTLVFMGFWYGEEIICSFKILNFTVGFYKDGLGMGLLVFSRMLGGVASTLFLALTTPMTEIFYILRSLGLPSVVVDIAMMMYRYIFVLLDELIKMQNAQETRLGYRNLKTAYKSLGMLASHLFIRTWEKGERLFITMSSRCYDGELKPLGEIENPKLIYIIGIVLFEIILIIISHLTMDFKLI; this is encoded by the coding sequence GTGTTGTTGCAGAATACAATTGATAACATTGCTTTTAACAACAATTTAAGGAATATTAATCCAAAATTAAAGGTTATTTTTGCTATTTTATCATTATTTGTCTGTGTAGCTTCAAAATCTATAGTAGTTCCTTTAATTATAGCAGCTGTAATGATTTACTTAACCCTGTTTAAGGCAAAAGTGCCAAAAAAAGTATATTTAACTTTATTTCTTCCAGTTGTTGGGTTTGGGTTATTTACGTTAGTATTTATGGGCTTTTGGTATGGAGAAGAGATTATATGCTCGTTTAAAATATTAAACTTTACAGTTGGATTTTATAAAGATGGTTTGGGTATGGGTTTGCTGGTTTTTAGCAGAATGCTTGGAGGAGTCGCATCAACTCTATTTTTAGCTTTAACAACGCCAATGACTGAAATTTTTTATATATTAAGGAGTTTGGGTTTGCCGAGTGTTGTGGTTGATATAGCTATGATGATGTATAGATACATCTTTGTATTATTGGATGAGCTTATAAAAATGCAGAATGCACAGGAAACAAGATTGGGTTATAGAAATTTAAAAACAGCGTATAAATCACTAGGGATGTTGGCATCACATTTATTTATAAGGACTTGGGAAAAAGGGGAGCGTTTATTTATAACCATGAGTTCAAGATGTTATGATGGAGAGCTAAAGCCACTCGGGGAAATAGAGAATCCAAAACTGATTTATATAATTGGGATAGTATTATTTGAAATAATACTAATAATAATCTCCCACCTTACTATGGATTTCAAGCTCATTTAG
- a CDS encoding ATP-binding cassette domain-containing protein: protein MYMIETRDLHFRYPDGTEVLKGINFKVNKGEIVSILGPNGVGKSTLFLHFNGILRPTKGEVLIKGKPIKYDKKSLIEVRKTVGLVFQNPDDQIFAPTVKEDVAFGPLNLGLPKDEVERRVKEALKAVGMEGFENKPPHHLSGGQKKRVAIAGILAMEPEVIVLDEPTSGLDPVGASKIMKLLYDLNKKGMTIVISTHDVDLVPVYADKVYVMYDGKILKEGTPKEVFSDIETIRKANLRLPRVTHLIEILNKEDKIPIEWGFTIGEVRRNIAEYLKEKC from the coding sequence ATGTATATGATAGAAACAAGGGATTTGCATTTTAGATATCCTGATGGAACAGAGGTTTTGAAAGGTATAAATTTTAAAGTAAACAAAGGAGAAATTGTTTCCATACTCGGCCCAAATGGGGTAGGAAAATCTACTTTATTTTTACATTTCAATGGAATTTTAAGACCTACAAAAGGAGAGGTTTTGATAAAAGGAAAACCAATAAAATATGATAAAAAAAGTTTAATAGAAGTTAGAAAAACTGTAGGTTTGGTTTTTCAAAATCCAGATGACCAGATATTTGCCCCAACAGTTAAGGAAGATGTGGCCTTTGGACCTTTAAACCTTGGCTTACCAAAAGATGAAGTTGAGAGGAGAGTTAAAGAAGCTTTAAAAGCTGTGGGAATGGAAGGGTTTGAAAATAAGCCTCCTCACCATTTAAGCGGGGGACAAAAAAAGAGGGTTGCCATAGCTGGGATTTTGGCAATGGAGCCAGAAGTTATTGTTTTGGATGAACCAACATCCGGTTTAGACCCTGTTGGAGCATCAAAGATTATGAAATTGTTGTATGATTTAAATAAAAAAGGAATGACCATAGTTATCTCAACCCACGACGTGGATTTAGTTCCTGTCTATGCAGACAAGGTTTATGTTATGTATGACGGAAAGATTTTGAAAGAGGGAACGCCAAAAGAAGTTTTCAGCGACATTGAAACAATAAGGAAGGCAAATTTAAGATTGCCAAGGGTTACCCATTTAATTGAGATTTTGAATAAAGAGGATAAGATTCCTATTGAATGGGGCTTTACCATTGGGGAGGTTAGGAGAAATATAGCCGAATATTTAAAAGAAAAGTGTTAA
- the mvk gene encoding mevalonate kinase: protein MIVKTPSKVILFGEHAVVYGYRAISMAIDLTSTVEIKENSDKIILNLNDLNKSLKLNLKDLKEIEPNNFGDFKYCLCAIKETMDYLNIEPKKGFELNISSNIPISCGLGSSASITIGTIKAIGKFYNKPLKDDEIAKLGFSVEKKIQGKASVTDTSTITYKGILEIKNNKFRKIREDFEEFLKSCKFLIVYVEKRKKKTAELVNEVAKIENKDEIFKEIDKVIENALKTYNKEEFGKCMAKNHDLLKKLNISTPKIDKVVDIGNKLGFGAKLTGAGGGGCVIILVNEEKEKELLKELNKENVKIFECKMVY from the coding sequence ATGATAGTCAAAACTCCGTCAAAGGTTATACTATTTGGAGAGCATGCAGTAGTTTATGGTTATAGAGCCATATCTATGGCAATTGATTTAACATCAACTGTAGAAATTAAAGAAAATAGCGACAAAATAATTTTAAATCTAAACGATTTGAATAAAAGTTTAAAGTTAAATTTGAAGGATTTAAAAGAAATAGAGCCAAATAACTTTGGAGATTTTAAATATTGCCTTTGTGCAATAAAAGAAACCATGGATTATTTAAATATAGAGCCAAAAAAAGGTTTTGAATTAAATATAAGCTCAAATATTCCAATAAGCTGTGGTTTAGGTAGCTCAGCTTCAATAACAATTGGAACTATAAAAGCAATTGGCAAATTTTACAACAAACCTCTTAAAGATGATGAGATTGCAAAACTCGGCTTCAGTGTTGAGAAAAAAATCCAAGGAAAGGCGAGTGTTACAGATACATCAACAATAACTTATAAAGGGATTTTAGAAATAAAAAACAATAAATTTAGAAAAATTAGAGAGGATTTTGAGGAATTTTTAAAAAGTTGTAAATTTTTAATTGTTTATGTTGAAAAAAGAAAGAAAAAAACTGCTGAATTAGTCAATGAAGTAGCAAAAATTGAAAATAAGGATGAGATATTTAAGGAGATAGATAAGGTTATTGAAAATGCCTTAAAAACATATAACAAAGAGGAATTTGGGAAATGTATGGCAAAAAATCATGATTTATTAAAAAAACTAAATATATCAACACCAAAAATCGATAAAGTTGTTGATATTGGAAATAAACTTGGTTTTGGAGCAAAACTAACAGGAGCTGGAGGAGGAGGATGTGTAATAATCTTAGTTAATGAAGAAAAGGAAAAAGAATTACTAAAAGAGTTAAATAAAGAGAATGTAAAAATCTTTGAGTGCAAAATGGTATATTAA
- a CDS encoding nucleotidyltransferase domain-containing protein → MKVRIRDFIETVEGLYFAVNTYYHPEDRFFAFLRYVPYEFVDFEVDKNNLREINGKKYVKMAETDKAYKFLKEKFDKYLFYDETINVLMHAIPKEDVKRILSPKERLKEIVNEDGNLNNLEEKCRKLALTLEDYGVSIKSMGVSGSLLLKLNNKNSDIDFVIYGKEMHKKAREALKQAFEDNKLTPLSDNFWKIAYEKRIKDGTLSYEEFVFYEKRKFNRGVIDNTMFDLLFTREWEEINEKYGDRRYKNLGFKEIEGRVLNDDFAFDNPAVYKIECYNDNDIKEVVSFTHTYAGQCFNGEEIIARGKLEEVICKNGENYKRIVVGTTREAFNEYIKLRKHK, encoded by the coding sequence ATGAAAGTAAGGATTAGAGATTTTATAGAAACAGTTGAAGGGCTATACTTTGCTGTAAACACCTATTATCACCCAGAAGATAGATTTTTTGCTTTTTTAAGATACGTTCCTTATGAATTTGTAGATTTTGAAGTGGATAAAAATAATCTTAGGGAGATTAATGGAAAAAAGTATGTAAAAATGGCTGAGACAGATAAAGCCTACAAATTTTTAAAAGAAAAATTTGATAAATATCTTTTTTATGATGAAACAATTAACGTTTTAATGCACGCTATCCCAAAAGAAGATGTTAAGAGAATTTTAAGTCCAAAAGAGAGATTAAAAGAAATTGTAAATGAGGATGGAAATTTAAATAATTTGGAGGAAAAATGTAGAAAATTGGCTTTAACATTGGAAGATTACGGAGTTTCAATTAAAAGTATGGGTGTTAGCGGTTCATTGTTGTTAAAATTAAACAATAAAAATTCAGATATTGATTTTGTGATTTATGGAAAAGAAATGCATAAAAAGGCAAGAGAGGCTTTAAAGCAAGCATTTGAAGATAACAAATTAACACCATTGTCAGATAATTTTTGGAAGATTGCCTATGAAAAGAGAATTAAAGACGGAACTCTAAGCTATGAGGAATTTGTATTTTATGAAAAAAGGAAGTTTAATAGGGGAGTTATAGATAATACAATGTTTGATTTGTTATTTACAAGAGAGTGGGAAGAAATAAATGAAAAATATGGAGATAGAAGATATAAAAATTTAGGATTTAAAGAGATAGAGGGAAGAGTTTTAAACGATGACTTTGCCTTTGACAACCCTGCAGTTTATAAAATAGAGTGCTATAACGATAATGATATAAAGGAAGTTGTTTCCTTCACCCACACCTATGCGGGTCAGTGTTTCAATGGTGAAGAGATTATAGCGAGAGGTAAATTAGAAGAAGTTATATGCAAAAATGGAGAAAACTACAAAAGGATTGTTGTTGGAACTACAAGAGAGGCGTTTAATGAGTACATAAAATTAAGAAAACATAAATGA
- the aroE gene encoding shikimate dehydrogenase, whose translation MIDAKTKVIGLIGHPVEHSFSPIMHNAAFKDKGLNYVYVAFDVLPENLKYVIDGAKALGIVGFNVTIPHKIEIMKYLDEIDRDAQLIGAVNTIKIENGKAIGYNTDGIGARKALEEEIGEVKGKNIVIYGAGGAARAVAFDLAKDNNIIIANRTVEKAEKLAREIAEKLNKKFGEEIKFGGLNVDLDDIDVVINATPIGMYPNVDVEPIVKADKLREDMVVMDLIYNPLETVLLKEAKKANAKAINGLGMLIYQGAVAFKIWTGVEPNIEVMKNAIIDKIKK comes from the coding sequence ATGATAGATGCAAAAACCAAGGTTATTGGATTGATTGGTCATCCTGTAGAACACTCTTTTTCACCAATTATGCACAACGCTGCTTTTAAAGATAAAGGATTGAATTACGTTTATGTTGCATTTGATGTTTTACCAGAAAATTTAAAGTATGTAATAGATGGAGCTAAAGCTCTTGGAATAGTTGGATTTAATGTAACAATTCCTCACAAAATAGAGATTATGAAGTATTTAGATGAAATTGATAGAGACGCCCAATTGATTGGAGCTGTGAATACAATAAAGATAGAGAATGGAAAAGCTATTGGATACAACACAGATGGTATTGGGGCAAGAAAGGCTTTAGAGGAAGAAATCGGAGAAGTTAAAGGGAAAAATATAGTTATCTATGGAGCTGGGGGAGCCGCAAGGGCAGTAGCTTTTGACCTGGCAAAGGATAACAATATTATAATAGCTAATAGAACAGTTGAAAAAGCTGAAAAATTGGCAAGAGAAATTGCCGAAAAATTAAATAAGAAATTTGGTGAAGAAATTAAATTTGGAGGATTAAATGTTGATTTAGATGACATTGATGTAGTAATAAATGCCACACCTATTGGAATGTATCCAAACGTTGATGTTGAGCCGATAGTTAAAGCTGATAAGTTGAGAGAAGATATGGTGGTTATGGATTTAATCTACAATCCATTAGAAACTGTTTTGTTAAAAGAGGCTAAAAAAGCCAATGCAAAGGCAATAAATGGTTTAGGAATGTTGATTTATCAAGGGGCTGTTGCATTTAAGATATGGACTGGAGTAGAACCAAATATAGAAGTTATGAAAAATGCAATAATTGATAAGATAAAGAAGTGA
- a CDS encoding flavodoxin family protein → MKVIGISGSPRPEGNTTLLVREALNAVAEEGIETEFISLADKELNPCIGCNVCVETGSCQIVDDVDEILEKMKEADGIIIGSPVYFGGVTAQLKMLMDRSRVLRRGFQLKNKVGGAIAVGAARNGGQETTIQQIHNFFLIHSMIVVGDSDPSAHYGGTGVGGAPGDCKNDKIGLETSRNLGKKIAEVLKLMKK, encoded by the coding sequence ATGAAAGTTATTGGAATAAGCGGTAGTCCAAGACCAGAAGGAAATACAACTTTGTTAGTTAGAGAAGCTTTAAATGCCGTTGCTGAAGAAGGAATTGAAACAGAATTCATATCATTAGCTGATAAGGAATTAAACCCATGCATTGGTTGCAATGTATGTGTAGAGACAGGAAGCTGTCAGATAGTTGATGATGTTGATGAAATATTGGAGAAAATGAAAGAAGCTGACGGAATCATCATCGGTTCACCAGTCTACTTTGGTGGGGTTACAGCCCAATTAAAGATGTTGATGGACAGATCAAGAGTTTTAAGAAGAGGTTTTCAATTAAAAAACAAAGTTGGTGGAGCAATAGCAGTTGGAGCAGCTAGAAATGGTGGGCAAGAAACAACAATTCAACAAATTCACAACTTCTTCTTAATCCACTCAATGATAGTTGTCGGAGATAGTGACCCATCAGCCCACTATGGAGGTACTGGTGTTGGTGGTGCCCCAGGAGATTGTAAAAATGATAAGATTGGGCTAGAAACATCAAGAAACTTAGGTAAAAAGATAGCTGAAGTTCTCAAATTAATGAAAAAATAA
- a CDS encoding secondary thiamine-phosphate synthase enzyme YjbQ, translated as MLFKFQIKTNRREELVDITPQIVSAISESKISDGIAVIYVPHTTAGITINENADPSVKHDIINFLSHLIPKNWNFTHLEGNSDAHIKSSLVGCSQTIIIKDGKPLLGTWQGIFFAEFDGPRRREFYVKIIADNEK; from the coding sequence ATGCTATTCAAATTTCAAATAAAAACAAATAGAAGGGAAGAGTTAGTAGATATAACTCCACAAATAGTTTCAGCAATATCTGAATCAAAAATTAGTGATGGAATTGCTGTAATTTATGTTCCACACACAACTGCTGGAATAACCATAAATGAAAATGCCGATCCTTCAGTAAAGCATGATATAATAAACTTCTTATCCCATCTTATTCCAAAAAACTGGAATTTTACACACTTAGAAGGAAATTCAGATGCGCATATAAAAAGTTCTTTAGTAGGCTGTTCCCAAACAATCATTATCAAAGATGGAAAACCACTATTGGGAACATGGCAGGGAATATTTTTTGCTGAATTTGATGGACCGAGAAGAAGGGAATTTTATGTAAAAATAATAGCTGATAATGAGAAATAA